In Chiloscyllium plagiosum isolate BGI_BamShark_2017 chromosome 35, ASM401019v2, whole genome shotgun sequence, a genomic segment contains:
- the LOC122540596 gene encoding uncharacterized protein C4orf54 homolog: MFQVEKQEFGEHFARGPRVSVANTCGDFMSDTSSLVSDLDETDYEVGRLTALAFRSLACPPSGYMELFESGGSTDLSLELSERSSGTTQWSTSVELGMRPGSREPGPREAPTFGSSHFECVEVAVESQKESHGGGARGTVPKREIQFKKRESGELSVFQASACLEERKTTSREEEVRTNSLHRAEPQEECSKKAKFASCHISNVISKKMQFEQELKMERGAVQDPFSSVPSTPSSAPVKEFEFPLPGLAQEEEPGRGWEFSTELLGGRRSVVLQESCSDTGPAQTTPHPGGFRGWKESCTEDQKAGKPGRAGILSDSKPEKATAHNSLEEKYVEVIPQVTKQANYLSQPTVLEDKPSYKQLGHKIDTRNPSRSSVMPQPPKVTPAPPTTQEKYVDPYGTVEQLAPNIGSRSKIIPLDPKYQTLPASFKFETDDCRMVDPQFDRGELTAQRAKGPIHQVRDVRKLVKNTYGALSFRGSLEAKPSEILNPDDSQLLTESDQTNVPVANIATLPMNIQCKSINWKGNREMSCNSSVDKKYWTYAGSTDTSRLYSSDIKLLLPSDIKKSKTDTFKKAETENKTCKKVGKGEGALAIQSADSKNIKKKNKIDKSQSSPASSKEATRISPLRGGSKKDTQEKQDVSLVRRLSTGEDRNLMSETDKVKKSWSAGVDNQCPYSSLLNSHSKGIKVETGGEKTKKDSAESIPKQENTVLNNNVGTKKDDPMKPHSQLKPTGSVTSLKEDLSLTHGKSDSIKESQDRPENQNKFQKIAISRNNIAKTLAEKDESLNQSKHLNISTPNLTNSNISKGKDTSESKVDSRLDQQKTLRKVSSSKNDSTQELTRKGELNKEGQFRKLGNKSDNVVLKTEEIKGTEECGREGQVKGEQKSQRFGRSTISGEDLLSPVGKKDDVKKVQIGLEKKTVVMSSSLSQTVDNAKLSGRGEPRNESHVGWQKDKRFSSNPTLESEVIKSSSGKYETVKDIQIRLENQSKKLGSSNEEKSMSGKAKANNESLSGLENRKTPQDYCAQSSESIKSFMYKTETKKESLNDSQNQVKKGKAEQASEKAGMKVLKESQPIKDSYVLSLILEEENRNNLESTDAKMRNKQSLSVKHQFLNDPGVQASISSSVNSTDKQTVSSVKPTDHHQTVKSSVKTSTHKLENHSNSKGSSTFTAEMPKSTPKATYQQTHSQIHSSLTEFNVKTLPAVKLSSQDMNKLSSSAVETQPTGGAVTQEQTSLSLDSVNYLAIPMKEQKAQVPNVGLTAVSPRASTFKANPPSAIPYFQHQRSVEAMDPQRQDKQTVSHRVTQDAQSPGVQLKNPPYSAVNQTQLQFSPGARTSNLVETGCEVPQSSQDLDNSPVPCYQYPQTQRKMLVDPETGKYYFVDAPIQPPRKMLLDPETGQYVEVMMPQHPYGGVYQVPFPPYLINPGVMSPSYLPNMPYPGLFVGPPVSSQRPMELQGQVLPQQSIPQGKTDSQQHKQYVQRSFSADSANLETLYYIPTGMPLYPNPGQPGLQQIPIQAKSCAELRDSKTTGIWSMQQIYGVSNLLPHGRPSSFMVE; this comes from the coding sequence ATGTTCCAGGTGGAGAAGCAGGAGTTCGGTGAGCATTTCGCCCGGGGTCCCCGGGTCAGTGTGGCGAACACTTGCGGCGATTTCATGAGCGACACCTCGAGcttggtgagtgacttggacgAGACGGACTATGAGGTTGGCCGCTTGACAGCGTTAGCTTTCCGCAGCCTGGCCTGCCCTCCCAGCGGCTACATGGAGCTGTTCGAGTCCGGGGGCTCCACCGACCTCTCCCTGGAGCTGTCCGAACGTAGCAGCGGCACCACCCAATGGTCCACCTCGGTGGAGCTGGGCATGAGGCCAGGGAGCCGGGAGCCTGGACCCCGGGAAGCCCCTACCTTCGGGAGCAGCCACTTCGAGTGTGTGGAGGTGGCTGTGGAAAGCCAGAAGGAAAGTCATGGTGGTGGGGCCAGGGGCACAGTGCCCAAGAGGGAGATCCAGTTCAAGAAGAGGGAGAGCGGTGAGCTGAGTGTTTTCCAGGCCAGTGCCTGCCTAGAGGAGAGGAAGACCACTTCCCGGGAGGAGGAGGTCAGGACCAACAGCCTGCACAGAGCCGAGCCCCAGGAAGAATGCTCCAAAAAGGCCAAGTTTGCCTCCTGCCACATCTCCAACGTCATCTCCAAGAAGATGCAGTTTGAGCAAGAGCTCAAGATGGAGCGGGGGGCCGTCCAGGACCCCTTCTCGTCTGTGCCGTCCACCCCGTCCTCGGCCCCTGTCAAAGAATTCGAGTTCCCCCTGCCAGGTCTCGCTCAGGAGGAAGAGCCTGgcagaggctgggagttcagcACCGAGCTGCTGGGAGGCAGGAGGAGCGTGGTGCTGCAGGAGAGCTGCTCGGATACTGGCCCTGCCCAGACCACCCCACATCCCGGCGGCTTCAGGGGCTGGAAGGAGAGCTGTACCGAGGATCAGAAAGCAGGAAAGCCAGGGAGAGCAGGAATCCTCAGTGATTCCAAACCTGAAAAGGCCACCGCGCACAACAGCCTGGAGGAGAAATACGTGGAGGTTATCCCACAGGTTACCAAACAGGCCAACTACCTCAGCCAGCCCACTGTGCTTGAAGACAAGCCCAGCTATAAACAACTTGGTCATAAAATAGACACCAGAAACCCATCCAGGAGCAGCGTAATGCCACAACCACCCAAGGTGACACCTGCTCCTCCAACCACACAAGAGAAGTATGTGGACCCATACGGGACAGTTGAACAGTTGGCTCCAAACATAGGCTCCCGCAGCAAGATCATCCCTCTTGACCCTAAGTATCAGACTCTGCCTGCTTCATTTAAATTCGAGACTGATGATTGTAGAATGGTCGACCCCCAGTTTGACCGAGGTGAACTGACAGCACAGAGAGCAAAGGGGCCCATCCATCAGGTGCGTGATGTGCGTAAACTGGTCAAGAATACCTACGGGGCATTAAGTTTCCGTGGCTCATTGGAAGCCAAACCTTCTGAAATTTTGAATCCTGATGATTCCCAACTGCTCACAGAGTCTGATCAAACCAATGTACCAGTGGCCAACATCGCAACGCTGCCTATGAACATTCAATGCAAATCCATAAATTGGAAAGGTAATAGAGAAATGTCTTGCAATTCATCAGTAGACAAGAAATATTGGACCTACGCAGGGAGTACAGACACCTCCAGGTTATATTCGTCTGATATCAAGCTGCTACTTCCATCTGATATTAAGAAAAGCAAGACAGATACATTTAAGAAAGCAGAGACCGAAAACAAGACTTGCAAAAAAGTTGGGAAAGGAGAGGGTGCATTGGCGATTCAATCTGCAGATTCAAAGAACatcaagaagaaaaacaaaattgacaaaTCGCAAAGCTCACCTGCTTCAAGTAAGGAAGCTACCAGAATTTCTCCTTTAAGAGGTGGCTCTAAAAAGGACACACAAGAGAAACAAGATGTAAGTTTGGTGAGGAGGCTTTCAACTGGTGAAGATCGTAATTTAATGTCTGAGACAGATAAAGTCAAAAAGAGTTGGTCAGCTGGTGTAGACAACCAATGCCCATATTCATCACTGTTGAATTCACATTCAAAAGGTATTAAGGTTGAGACTGGTGgagaaaaaacaaagaaagattCAGCAGAATCCATTCCGAAACAGGAGAATACAGTGCTAAACAATAATGTTGGTACTAAAAAAGATGACCCAATGAAACCGCATAGCCAGTTAAAACCTACTGGAAGTGTCACTTCTCTCAAAGAGGATTTGAGTTTGACACATGGGAAAAGTGATTCAATAAAAGAATCTCAAGACAGACcagaaaatcaaaataaattccagaagattgcGATTTCAAGAAATAACATTGCCAAAACATTGGCTGAGAAGGATGAGTCATTAAACCAGAgcaaacatttaaacatttcaactcccaatTTAACCAACTCaaacatttcaaaaggaaaagatACATCAGAGAGCAAGGTGGACTCCAGATTGGATCAGCAGAAGACACTTCGAAAGGTGTCTTCATCAAAAAATGACAGCACCCAAGAATTAACCAGGAAAGGGGAATTGAACAAGGAAGGTCAGTTCAGAAAGTTAGGAAATAAGAGTGACAATGTGGTTTTAAAGACTGAAGAAATTAAAGGAACTGAGGAATGTGGAAGAGAAGGTCAAGTCAAGGGGGAGCAGAAAAGTCAACGCTTTGGGAGATCTACTATCAGTGGCGAGGACTTACTGTCGCCAGTTGGGAAAAAGGATGATGTAAAGAAGGTTCAGATTGGACTGGAAAAGAAGACTGTAGTGATGAGTAGCTCCCTCTCACAAACTGTAGACAACGCAAAATTATCTGGGAGAGGTGAGCCTAGAAATGAGTCACATGTTGGATGGCAGAAGGACAAGAGATTCTCAAGTAATCCCACCTTAGAGAGTGAAGTCATCAAATCATCATCCGGGAAATATGAAACTGTCAAAGATATCCAAATTCGATTAGAGAATCAGAGTAAGAAACTGGGAAGTTCAAATGAAGAAAAGTCAATGTCTGGGAAAGCCAAGGCTAATAATGAGAGCCTGTCTGGACTTGAAAATCGAAAAACCCCTCAGGATTATTGTGCCCAGAGTAGCGAAAGCATTAAGTCGTTCATGTACAAGACTGAGACTAAGAAAGAAAGCCTGAATGACTCTCAGAATCAAGTTAAAAAAGGGAAAGCTGAACAAGCTTCGGAAAAAGCAGGCATGAAAGTGCTAAAGGAATCAcagccaatcaaagatagttATGTTTTGTCGTTGATCTTAGAAGAAGAAAACAGGAATAACTTGGAGTCCACTGATGCCAAAATGAGAAACAAACAGTCATTATCTGTGAAGCATCAATTCTTAAATGATCCTGGTGTACAAGCTTCTATTTCCTCTTCAGTTAACAGCACAGATAAACAAACTGTATCCTCTGTGAAGCCCACAGATCACCATCAAACAGTAAAAAGCTCAGTGAAGACATCAACTCACAAACTGGAAAATCATAGTAACTCAAAAGGTTCATCAACCTTCACTGCTGAAATGCCCAAGTCAACACCCAAAGCAACTTATCAACAGACACATTCACAGATCCATTCAAGTTTAACAGAGTTTAATGTGAAGACACTCCCTGCTGTCAAGTTGTCCAGTCAGGATATGAACAAGTTGAGTTCCTCTGCAGTTGAAACACAGCCCACAGGTGGAGCAGTCACTCAGGAACAAACATCACTTTCCCTGGACAGCGTAAACTATCTTGCCATTCCTATGAAAGAGCAGAAAGCACAGGTGCCCAACGTGGGACTAACAGCTGTTTCTCCTAGAGCTTCCACCTTCAAAGCAAATCCACCATCGGCGATCCCCTACTTTCAGCATCAGCGCAGCGTGGAGGCAATGGATCCTCAAAGGCAAGACAAACAGACAGTGTCTCATCGAGTTACCCAGGATGCACAGTCCCCTGGTGTTCAGCTGAAAAATCCACCTTACTCTGCTGTAAATCAAACCCAGCTTCAATTCTCTCCGGGTGCTAGGACGTCAAACCTTGTGGAGACAGGTTGTGAAGTTCCACAATCTTCTCAAGACTTGGACAACTCTCCTGTGCCTTGTTATCAGTATCCTCAAACTCAGAGAAAAATGCTTGTGGATCCAGAAACAGGAAAATATTACTTTGTGGATGCTCCAATTCAACCTCCTCGTAAAATGCTGTTGGATCCAGAAACAGGGCAGTACGTGGAAGTCATGATGCCTCAGCATCCCTATGGTGGAGTATATCAAGTGCCTTTCCCTCCTTACCTTATAAATCCAGGAGTCATGAGCCCATCTTATTTACCAAATATGCCATACCCTGGGTTATTTGTAGGACCTCCTGTGTCTTCTCAAAGGCCTATGGAACTGCAAGGCCAAGTACTGCCCCAACAGAGTATCCCACAAGGTAAAACAGATTCACAGCAACATAAACAGTATGTCCAGAGGAGTTTCTCTGCTGACTCGGCAAACTTGGAGACCTTATATTATATACCAACAGGTATGCCATTATATCCCAACCCAGGCCAGCCTGGTCTGCAGCAAATACCCATACAAGCTAAATCTTGTGCTGAACTTAGAGACAGCAAAACTACAGGCATTTGGTCAATGCAACAAATTTATGGAGTCAGTAACCTTCTCCCCCATGGAAGGCCAAGTAGTTTTATGGTGGAGTAA